A genomic region of Xyrauchen texanus isolate HMW12.3.18 chromosome 29, RBS_HiC_50CHRs, whole genome shotgun sequence contains the following coding sequences:
- the LOC127623066 gene encoding potassium/sodium hyperpolarization-activated cyclic nucleotide-gated channel 1-like, whose protein sequence is MGGCWVIHPLSAFRHYYLLFMVSLTFVNLITIPLDLAFSEDMHGLAHKCWVVFNVFSDIIFAIDVGINFQIGFMDGLIPILDLKHIRTDYLSTWFFPDLIAAFPVDIVIIILEQHYHADTSSLMASKMLRALMFVRVLGMIRLLRVPRLMRFFSQLESVSYASALQLRRSFRYVFVILMIFLIWHWNGCIQYFIPALAEFPPDSWVMKENLLNSSIGVKYSFGLCRALSQMTMMSADPATPICMEEWWTIIITRLIGFLIFISLLAFMNVTVGNAFKKKKKPLKSSKMLSMLPRVLRRRITQHYQWQFENNILDTVSKPLKKDIMATICYNLLTKGSMLKNRDADFVEAILMKLECEFFLPGDIIIRKNAKIDRIYFIEYGRVLLKTQSFQRELCVGDHFGADTDLLLGGDQLVTVHAVTGCRLFSLSVAKLMEIEEEFPDVFNDLRAAAQQRKNNLQHKGLFTQNMFLLQDSQLEHSGRKKNTGLETCFSKLNLFQLDAAF, encoded by the exons GCATTACTATCTTCTGTTTATGGTGAGCTTGACATTCGTGAACCTCATAACAATTCCTCTGGATTTGGCATTTTCTGAGGACATGCATGGTCTTGCCCACAAATGCTGGGTGgtatttaatgtgttttcagACATCATTTTTGCTATTGATGTTGGCATCAATTTTCAGATTGGCTTTATGGATGGTCTG ATTCCCATCCTTGATCTAAAACATATCCGAACGGATTACTTGAGCACTTGGTTTTTTCCGGATTTGATTGCTGCATTCCCTGTGGACATTGTCATCATTATTTTG GAGCAGCATTATCATGCGGATACAAGTTCACTGATGGCTTCGAAGATGTTGCGGGCGCTCATGTTTGTGAGGGTTTTGGGTATGATTCGTCTGCTCCGTGTGCCAAGACTCATGAGATTCTTCTCTCAATTGGAAAGTGTAAGTTAC GCCTCAGCTTTACAACTTAGGAGATCATTCAGATATGTATTTGTTATCCTGATGATATTTCTCATTTGGCACTGGAATGGATGTATCCAGTACTTCATACCTGCATTGGCAGAGTTTCCCCCAGACAGCTGGGTCATGAAAGAGAATCTCCTG AATTCTTCAATTGGGGTAAAATACTCGTTTGGTTTGTGCAGAGCTCTCTCACAAATGACCATGATGTCGGCTGACCCAGCAACACCTATCT gTATGGAGGAATGGTGGACTATAATTATTACTAGGTTGATtggatttttaatttttatatcacTACTTGCCTTCATGAACGTAACAGTTGGTAACGCCTTCAAGAAAAAG AAAAAACCGCTGAAATCCTCCAAAATGTTAAGTATGCTGCCCAGGGTCTTGCGCCGACGCATCACTCAGCATTACCAGTGGCAATTTGAAAACAACATCCTTGACACAGTCTCTAAACCACTGAAAAAG gatattatGGCGACCATCTGTTATAACTTGCTGACAAAAGGATCTATGCTCAAAAACCGTGATGCAGATTTCGTCGAAGCTATCTTGATGAAGTTGGAATGCGAGTTCTTCCTGCCAGGAGACATCATCATTCGTAAGAATGCTAAGATTGACCGCATTTATTTCATAGAGTATGGACGGGTGCTGCTGAAGACTCAAAGTTTCCAGAGAGAGCTGTGTGTTGGAGACCACTTTGGAG cagacaCCGATTTGCTTCTCGGAGGAGATCAGTTAGTAACGGTTCATGCTGTGACCGGCTGCAGGCTTTTCTCATTGTCAGTAGCCAAACTTATGGAGATTGAAGAGGAGTTCCCTGATGTCTTCAATGATCTAAGAGCAGCAGCTCAACAGCGTAAAAACAATCTACAacataaggggctgttcacacagaatatGTTCTTGCTACAGGACAGCCAGCTGGAGCACAGTGGAAGGAAAAAGAACACAGGGCTAGAGACATGTTTTTCAAAGTTGAACTTATTTCAACTTGATGCAGCATTTTAA
- the LOC127623188 gene encoding uncharacterized protein LOC127623188 — protein MDKFWVEHIEKTARKDHDIRIQRSVHIVKSSRAEFMEQYLASVEPMGRFVTLKKRGESFFQWRCERSRIPRGQSSGCPTKTKANHCGAYVSFKFKRDKSIDCCVVRLQPEHSGHNVDIVNENVVIEKVVIVDMDEHITEDAVAVEESHVNTSIAIQTNSPTNRQSDTDAQNAETKDALTETDDHTNTDTAIDASAVFKEVESILPLSCGIRKRRYPVTIGEVKRRVGPPENMSLTSLVAYLREDKNKKETVRQDLQRAGIHPWPTTTVSSLCSRVTEGEAADLGRSIGKLAATTIPFDDITVVDRQHADASIEKLYEFREMLQSTVAAVKAQSEDFNLATHGLGLGLLDVYTNIIITVTEKEIEKRMKN, from the exons ATGGATAAATTCTGGGTGGAACACATTGAGAAGACAGCGCGCAAAGATCATGACATAAGAATTCAAAGAAGTGTCCATATTGTGAAATCATCGAGAGCTGAGTTTATGGAACAGTATTTGGCTTCGGTTGAACCTATGGGAAGATTTGTTACATTGAAGAAAAGAGGAGAAAGCTTTTTCCAGTGGAGGTGTGAAAGATCCAGGATCCCAAGGGGTCAGTCATCAGGTTGCCCAACTAAGACCAAGGCAAATCATTGCGGGGCATACGTATCATTTAAATTTAAGCGTGATAAAAGCATTGATTGCTGTGTTGTTCGGCTCCAACCAGAGCACTCGGGTCACAATGTTGACATTGTTAATGAGAATGTGGTCATTGAGAAAGTGGTCATTGTGGACATGGACGAACACATCACCGAAGATGCTGTTGCAGTCGAAGAGTCACATGTGAACACAAGCATTGCCATACAGACTAACTCACCGACCAACAGACAATCAGATACAGATGCACAAAACGCAGAGACAAAAGATGCTCTTACAGAAACCGACGACCACACCAACACAGATACTGCTATAGATGCAAGCGCTGTCTTCAAAGAAGTGGAGAGCATCCTGCCGTTGTCATGTGGAATCCGGAAACGAAG ATATCCTGTTACTATTGGAGAGGTgaagaggagggtggggccgccAGAGAATATGTCCCTCACTTCTCTTGTGGCGTATTTAAGGGAGGATAAGAACAAAAAGGAAACCGTGAGACAGGATCTCCAGAGAGCTGGCATACACCCATGGCCAACGACAACCGTGTCATCTTTGTGTTCCAGAGTCACGGAAG GTGAGGCAGCAGACCTTGGTCGCAGTATTGGAAAACTGGCAGCGACCACAATTCCCTTTGATGACATTACAGTAGTGGACCGTCAGCATGCAGACGCTTCAATTGAGAAACTCTATGAATTTAG GGAGATGCTGCAGAGCACAGTTGCTGCAGTGAAAGCACAGAGTGAAGACTTCAACTTGGCCACACACGGGCTGGGATTAGGATTGCTAGATGTATACACAAATATTATCATAACCGTTAcagaaaaagaaatagaaaaacgTATGAAAAATTGA